One region of bacterium genomic DNA includes:
- a CDS encoding TIGR04255 family protein produces the protein MSKSYAKNFLTNVIFRIDFSPILKIDTELPIELQEKVRMEFPEYNNKIENLIQTTKLPDGEIKLERPGIHNIHRIYNPKKNKTILIQYNFVSLENQKYINFHDFKNDVKNLYDVFSVIYRPLNIKRIGLRYINEIIIRTGNPLEWNNYINTKLISPIDFFNDKDTLSRIMTTSTINKEDLSINYICGIYNPEYPAKISRKEFIIDIDCYSHDYDENRVIEFLDKARKEAKLLFEKSIKKDLRSLMEVNNESQIS, from the coding sequence ATGTCAAAGAGTTACGCAAAAAATTTCTTAACCAATGTAATTTTTAGAATAGATTTCTCACCAATTCTAAAAATCGACACTGAATTACCCATTGAATTACAAGAAAAAGTCAGAATGGAATTTCCAGAATATAATAACAAAATAGAAAATTTAATACAAACAACGAAATTACCTGATGGTGAAATAAAACTTGAACGACCAGGTATTCATAATATTCATAGAATATACAATCCCAAGAAAAACAAGACTATTTTAATCCAATATAATTTTGTATCACTTGAAAATCAAAAATATATAAATTTTCATGATTTTAAAAATGATGTTAAAAATTTATATGATGTATTTTCTGTTATTTATCGACCTTTGAACATTAAAAGAATTGGTCTAAGATACATTAATGAAATAATTATTAGGACTGGTAATCCATTAGAATGGAATAATTATATAAACACCAAATTAATTTCTCCAATAGATTTTTTCAATGATAAAGATACATTGTCGAGAATCATGACAACTTCAACTATTAATAAAGAGGATTTAAGTATTAACTATATTTGTGGTATATACAATCCAGAATACCCAGCAAAAATATCAAGAAAAGAATTTATTATTGATATTGATTGTTATTCCCATGATTATGATGAAAATAGAGTGATTGAGTTTCTGGATAAAGCGAGAAAAGAAGCCAAATTATTATTTGAAAAAAGCATTAAAAAAGATTTGAGAAGCCTAATGGAGGTTAACAATGAATCACAAATATCTTGA
- the rplM gene encoding 50S ribosomal protein L13, translating to MKTYVTKPDDVERKWYVVDAEGKVLGRLATEVATILRGKKKPIFQPNMDAGDYVIIINADKVVLTGLKEDKKKYFIQSRYAGHSGHVTLRKLRENNPGRIVEKAIKGMLPHNALGRQMYRKLHVYTGPSHRHAAQKPVPFEI from the coding sequence ATGAAAACCTATGTAACAAAACCTGATGATGTCGAACGTAAATGGTATGTCGTCGACGCTGAGGGTAAAGTGCTGGGAAGGCTTGCCACGGAGGTTGCCACAATCCTGCGGGGAAAGAAAAAGCCGATTTTCCAGCCGAATATGGATGCCGGGGATTATGTCATTATCATCAATGCCGACAAGGTAGTATTGACCGGCCTGAAAGAGGATAAGAAAAAGTATTTTATCCAGAGCCGTTATGCCGGGCATTCCGGGCATGTCACATTGAGGAAGCTGCGTGAAAACAATCCCGGCCGTATAGTCGAGAAAGCCATCAAGGGCATGCTCCCTCACAATGCTCTCGGCCGTCAGATGTACCGTAAACTGCATGTTTACACGGGACCGAGTCACCGGCATGCGGCGCAGAAACCTGTACCGTTCGAGATATAA
- the rpsI gene encoding 30S ribosomal protein S9 — translation MAETFYMATGKRKNAIARIRLKSGTGKILVNGQGVKEYFRRESALPFIEQPLELTEQLGKVDVLANIRGGGLSGQAGALRHGISRALIEMNPELRQVLKRAGLITRDPRVKERKKYGLAGARRAYQFSKR, via the coding sequence TTGGCTGAAACCTTTTATATGGCTACAGGGAAGCGTAAAAACGCAATAGCCCGTATCCGGCTCAAGTCAGGTACCGGTAAAATTCTCGTCAACGGACAGGGAGTGAAAGAGTACTTCCGCCGTGAGTCTGCACTTCCCTTTATTGAACAGCCGCTTGAACTGACCGAGCAGCTCGGCAAGGTCGATGTTCTGGCAAATATCAGAGGCGGCGGATTGAGCGGGCAGGCAGGCGCGCTGAGGCACGGCATATCGAGAGCGTTGATCGAAATGAACCCCGAGTTGAGGCAGGTTCTGAAACGTGCCGGGCTCATTACCCGTGACCCGCGGGTCAAAGAGCGCAAAAAGTACGGTTTGGCTGGCGCCCGAAGAGCATACCAGTTCTCCAAACGGTAA
- the tsf gene encoding translation elongation factor Ts, whose product MDVSSKDVMALREKTGAGMMDCKKAIIEANGNMEKAADILREKGIASAQKRSGRETKHGYIAVYVHHGSRLATMVEVDCETDFVSRNEEFQTFAQNVAMHIAAAAPLAISSEDLDPAVVAKEREIYKAQALNEGKKPEFVDKIVDGRIKKFYSEACLLDQIYIRDETKKKTVKDLLSELTGKIGENIVIKQFARFQVGA is encoded by the coding sequence ATGGATGTTTCCTCAAAAGATGTCATGGCTCTCCGTGAGAAAACCGGAGCGGGCATGATGGACTGTAAAAAGGCGATCATCGAAGCCAATGGCAACATGGAGAAAGCGGCGGATATTCTCCGTGAGAAAGGCATTGCTTCAGCCCAGAAACGTTCAGGCCGCGAGACAAAACACGGATACATAGCGGTGTATGTACATCATGGTTCAAGGCTTGCCACCATGGTTGAGGTGGACTGCGAAACCGATTTTGTATCCCGGAATGAAGAATTTCAGACTTTTGCCCAGAATGTTGCGATGCATATTGCCGCAGCGGCGCCGCTTGCCATATCCTCCGAGGATCTCGATCCGGCGGTTGTGGCGAAGGAACGCGAGATTTATAAAGCCCAGGCGCTGAACGAGGGTAAAAAACCGGAATTTGTCGATAAAATCGTTGACGGCCGCATCAAAAAATTCTATTCCGAAGCCTGTCTTTTGGATCAGATATATATCCGCGACGAGACCAAGAAGAAGACGGTCAAGGACCTGCTCAGCGAACTGACCGGCAAGATCGGGGAAAACATCGTCATCAAGCAGTTTGCCCGTTTCCAGGTCGGGGCATAA
- the pyrH gene encoding UMP kinase — MEPYRRILLKLSGEALSGKLGYGFDSAAMTSFCSQIRAVHDTGVEIAIVIGGGNIFRGLKASSKGMDRSTADSMGMLATMINGLALRDALEQQGLTASHMSSLPVTGLVEPFVRKKAVSYLSKGHTVIFSGGTGNPYFSTDTAASLRAAQIDADVILKGTKVDGVYEGDPVLDPSLKKFDVISYTEVLKRNLGVMDATAIAMCRENHIPIIVFNLTREGALLRVVRGEQVGTIVKEVEHG, encoded by the coding sequence ATGGAACCCTACAGGAGGATACTGCTCAAGCTTTCCGGCGAGGCTCTCTCCGGGAAGCTCGGGTACGGGTTTGACTCCGCAGCCATGACGAGCTTCTGCAGCCAGATAAGGGCTGTCCATGACACGGGAGTCGAAATCGCCATCGTTATCGGCGGAGGAAACATTTTCCGCGGGCTCAAGGCTTCCTCGAAGGGAATGGACCGCAGCACCGCGGACAGCATGGGCATGCTTGCGACCATGATCAACGGCCTTGCGCTCCGCGATGCGCTCGAACAGCAGGGGCTCACCGCAAGCCACATGTCCTCGCTCCCCGTGACCGGGCTTGTGGAGCCGTTTGTCCGCAAAAAGGCTGTCAGCTACCTGTCCAAGGGCCATACGGTTATCTTTTCGGGCGGCACCGGCAATCCCTATTTTTCCACCGATACCGCCGCATCGCTCAGGGCTGCCCAGATCGACGCCGATGTCATACTCAAGGGCACCAAGGTCGACGGGGTTTACGAGGGCGATCCCGTGCTCGATCCGTCACTGAAAAAGTTCGACGTTATTTCCTATACCGAGGTTCTCAAACGGAATCTCGGAGTTATGGATGCAACCGCGATTGCAATGTGCAGAGAAAATCATATTCCCATCATTGTGTTCAACCTCACCAGAGAGGGCGCTCTTCTCAGGGTTGTACGGGGTGAACAGGTCGGAACGATTGTAAAGGAGGTAGAGCATGGATAA
- the frr gene encoding ribosome recycling factor, with translation MDKDLRAVTVEHMKKAVEHLSHELSTIRTGRASASLLDTIKVNYYGTPTPLNHVANISVPDSKTIMIQPFQQNLIGDVEKAIQASDLGLTPNSDGHVIRLPIPQLTEERRKDILKLVKKLGEDTKVAIRNIRRDAIEKMRVMKKDSKITEDDLHRGEKEAQEITDKHITEVDQVIAVKEKEVMTV, from the coding sequence ATGGATAAGGACTTGCGTGCTGTTACGGTCGAACATATGAAAAAAGCCGTCGAACACCTCAGCCATGAACTGTCAACGATACGAACCGGCAGAGCTTCCGCCTCCCTGCTCGATACGATCAAGGTGAATTATTACGGGACGCCGACTCCGCTGAACCATGTGGCGAATATTTCGGTTCCGGATTCGAAAACGATCATGATCCAGCCGTTCCAGCAGAACCTCATTGGCGATGTCGAGAAGGCGATTCAGGCGAGCGATCTCGGCCTCACTCCGAACAGCGACGGCCATGTGATACGTCTGCCCATTCCGCAGCTCACCGAGGAACGCCGCAAGGACATTCTCAAGCTTGTAAAGAAACTGGGCGAGGACACCAAGGTCGCAATCCGCAACATCCGCCGTGACGCCATCGAAAAGATGCGGGTGATGAAAAAGGACAGCAAGATCACCGAGGATGACCTCCACCGGGGCGAAAAGGAAGCCCAGGAGATCACCGACAAACATATTACCGAAGTCGACCAGGTGATCGCTGTGAAGGAAAAAGAGGTCATGACGGTGTAA
- a CDS encoding reverse transcriptase family protein has translation MKKKHYKIYLKKDKKGKERTICEPVDKIKKIQKRLQILISRIELPYYLFSGKKGFCYVDNAKFHINANNLINIDIKSFYPNCKREYIFKLFRYKYLMCEDVAWFLTDLVVYNDYLPTGSPTSQIVAFWAYKDMFDKMNKYAHTNGLIFSVFVDDITFSSDKSISKTLSYQIGKELKRNGHSMKEEKTKFFSKKRYKIVTGCMISPDNDLKVPNRLRKKIVDDLNAYNINASLQLKKSILGKIQAAQQIEPNLFISTKQKIMNNC, from the coding sequence TTGAAAAAAAAGCATTATAAAATTTACCTTAAAAAAGATAAAAAAGGTAAAGAAAGAACAATTTGTGAACCAGTTGATAAAATAAAGAAAATACAAAAAAGGTTACAAATTCTTATTTCTCGCATAGAATTACCATATTATTTATTCTCAGGTAAAAAAGGCTTTTGTTATGTAGATAATGCAAAGTTTCATATTAACGCAAATAATCTTATAAACATAGATATAAAATCATTCTATCCAAATTGCAAACGGGAATATATATTTAAATTATTTCGTTATAAATATCTTATGTGTGAAGATGTTGCCTGGTTTTTAACAGATTTGGTTGTATATAATGACTATTTACCGACTGGAAGTCCAACAAGTCAAATAGTAGCATTTTGGGCTTACAAAGACATGTTCGATAAAATGAATAAATATGCCCATACAAATGGTTTAATATTTAGTGTTTTTGTAGACGATATTACTTTTTCTTCTGATAAATCAATTTCAAAAACATTGTCTTATCAAATAGGAAAAGAACTTAAAAGAAATGGACATTCAATGAAAGAGGAAAAAACAAAGTTTTTTTCTAAAAAAAGATATAAAATTGTTACAGGATGTATGATTTCCCCTGATAATGATTTAAAGGTTCCGAATAGACTAAGGAAAAAAATAGTAGATGATTTAAACGCTTATAATATAAACGCCTCTCTTCAATTGAAAAAATCAATTTTAGGTAAAATACAGGCCGCTCAACAGATAGAACCTAATCTTTTCATTTCGACTAAACAAAAAATAATGAATAATTGTTAA
- a CDS encoding helix-turn-helix domain-containing protein: MINEALRLLRVFHDLKANELAKKLSISQSYLSEIENNKKTPSLELIKKYSEVFKVKPSTILFFSEQFDNLNQEIKEKFKTKIKKTTRKKIISLLQGIENGQYY; this comes from the coding sequence ATGATAAATGAAGCTTTACGATTATTAAGAGTATTTCATGATTTAAAGGCTAATGAGTTGGCAAAAAAATTATCAATCTCACAAAGCTATCTATCTGAAATTGAAAACAATAAAAAAACACCTTCACTTGAACTAATTAAAAAATATTCGGAGGTTTTTAAAGTAAAGCCCTCGACAATATTATTTTTTTCTGAACAATTTGATAATTTAAATCAAGAAATAAAAGAAAAATTTAAAACAAAAATTAAAAAAACTACAAGAAAAAAAATTATATCCCTTCTTCAAGGTATAGAAAATGGGCAATACTATTAA
- a CDS encoding T9SS type A sorting domain-containing protein: MRQSRCGQGAPNPFNPSTTVSFTIPQPGNVTIDIYNAAGQKVAAVADGFMSAGNHSVTWDASGFSAGVYFYTVKAGYVSKTMKMTLLK; the protein is encoded by the coding sequence ATGCGGCAAAGCCGATGTGGGCAGGGCGCTCCCAATCCCTTCAACCCGTCTACGACAGTCAGCTTTACGATTCCTCAGCCAGGAAACGTCACCATCGATATCTACAACGCTGCAGGCCAGAAGGTTGCCGCCGTTGCCGATGGTTTCATGAGCGCCGGAAACCATTCCGTGACATGGGATGCATCCGGTTTTTCGGCAGGCGTTTACTTCTATACCGTAAAAGCCGGCTACGTTTCAAAAACAATGAAGATGACACTGCTTAAGTAA
- a CDS encoding T9SS type A sorting domain-containing protein encodes MKKWFLFVVLMTVSATVFATEFAPTPMKISSPAVVPYDFTGETLTIPVTITGTPSSTYLIINTQDRAAKISKVQNGYLGWHYVNKIDTCVYASEAIQLDVGKNEITWSGKDNDGKMVPSGEYTYYIWGFDNISAKIPMTKQINATRWGRVFIMTKDQEGNQLNNPILWTGGASRPGGTTLTAHTNKKWVVGGDPYDATLVETCKTMEICDCGHPAFDPADYTMFFKGGLTNNGMKTYWKFKWVPNGDAILQNDWGDNGEFKFSSDAPEKWDYGPGIVSDGGDYLVCTNAETSGITQTSEIVYVDRITGSEVKRLDLTDWFTDLDDAEKGGQTTGGPTEIMFLGSTMIMGYHGTCINMLAESAYEDEYEAVLWVNQNGDYTGDHNFAADSQRPWVCNDYNVGPYKYNITIEKNGFSYFTAYDMGAVSFGLYAPDGTGLGYQALAGETATQKYDNMNISCGSAYDGMLVSNQSAIPASGATDQQKADAVGWFWVGSDSFKGRLTASSVGVEEAPAAFAVAQNSPNPFNPTTTIGFTIPEAGTVSVDVFNVAGQKVATVANEFMSAGSHSVAWDATGFSAGVYFYTVKAGDFSRTMKMTLLK; translated from the coding sequence ATGAAAAAGTGGTTTTTATTTGTTGTGCTGATGACAGTTTCTGCAACGGTTTTTGCCACAGAATTTGCTCCTACACCGATGAAAATTTCTTCGCCTGCTGTCGTACCGTACGACTTTACGGGCGAAACACTGACAATTCCGGTCACTATCACCGGGACGCCTTCGAGCACGTATCTGATAATCAACACTCAAGATCGGGCTGCGAAAATCAGTAAAGTCCAGAATGGATATCTTGGCTGGCATTATGTCAACAAGATCGATACCTGCGTCTATGCATCTGAGGCTATACAGCTCGATGTGGGAAAGAATGAAATCACCTGGAGCGGTAAGGACAACGACGGCAAGATGGTGCCATCGGGTGAATACACTTACTACATCTGGGGATTTGACAATATCAGCGCAAAAATCCCGATGACAAAACAGATCAATGCCACGCGATGGGGCCGTGTCTTCATCATGACAAAGGACCAGGAAGGCAATCAGCTCAACAACCCCATCCTCTGGACAGGCGGCGCGTCGCGTCCGGGGGGAACAACCCTGACAGCGCACACCAATAAGAAGTGGGTGGTCGGCGGGGATCCGTACGATGCGACCCTTGTCGAAACCTGCAAGACCATGGAAATATGCGATTGCGGCCATCCCGCTTTCGATCCCGCCGATTATACGATGTTTTTCAAGGGAGGCCTCACCAACAACGGCATGAAGACCTATTGGAAATTCAAATGGGTGCCGAATGGCGATGCAATCCTCCAGAATGACTGGGGCGATAACGGCGAATTCAAGTTCTCCTCCGATGCTCCGGAAAAATGGGATTACGGGCCGGGTATCGTCAGCGATGGCGGCGATTATCTTGTCTGTACCAACGCCGAAACATCCGGCATAACGCAAACGTCCGAGATAGTCTATGTCGACAGAATCACCGGCTCCGAAGTCAAGCGGCTCGATCTGACCGACTGGTTTACCGATCTCGATGACGCCGAAAAGGGCGGCCAGACCACGGGCGGCCCGACCGAAATCATGTTTCTGGGTTCGACAATGATCATGGGCTATCATGGAACCTGTATAAACATGCTTGCCGAGTCGGCGTACGAGGACGAGTATGAAGCGGTTCTCTGGGTCAATCAGAACGGCGACTATACCGGCGACCACAACTTTGCCGCGGATTCACAACGTCCATGGGTATGCAACGACTACAATGTCGGCCCATATAAGTACAATATCACAATCGAAAAGAATGGTTTCTCTTACTTCACTGCGTACGATATGGGCGCCGTATCGTTCGGACTCTATGCACCGGACGGCACCGGTCTCGGTTACCAGGCGCTCGCGGGTGAAACCGCCACCCAGAAGTACGATAACATGAATATTTCCTGCGGTTCGGCGTATGACGGTATGCTGGTGTCGAATCAGTCGGCGATTCCGGCTTCCGGCGCAACCGACCAGCAGAAAGCGGATGCCGTCGGCTGGTTCTGGGTGGGTTCGGATTCGTTCAAAGGAAGGTTGACCGCCAGCTCGGTGGGTGTCGAGGAAGCTCCCGCCGCCTTCGCGGTAGCGCAGAACTCCCCGAACCCGTTCAACCCCACCACCACTATCGGCTTTACGATTCCCGAAGCCGGCACTGTCTCGGTCGATGTGTTCAACGTCGCGGGCCAGAAAGTTGCCACGGTGGCGAACGAATTCATGAGCGCGGGCAGCCACTCGGTTGCCTGGGACGCCACCGGCTTCTCCGCCGGGGTCTATTTCTATACAGTTAAGGCGGGCGATTTCTCCAGGACCATGAAGATGACGCTTCTCAAGTAG
- a CDS encoding T9SS type A sorting domain-containing protein, whose translation MKKLCLFMVVSVFMTSAVFAASFSPTLLKLSAPAAVQYGFDGKTLEIPVTVSGTAAGVIFCVFTKEKGDQVKAVRNGYLGWHYVNKIDTCIYNSQLIPLDKGSNKITWNGKDSDGKTVPAGDYTYYLWAYDNVNAKTKVYTVWNLVPGRAGYFEEYGTDGKPLVNPFYIMWGSKWTIGNDPVDGSLEETTSLVLPEGYGEKERMQMHPTDHNYFYYEIGNDDTGYLGVWKFQWVPNGDAVHVTTWGTDGACVLPVSANGGNSNNWFSGVATDRNYLYVSHCNRTEAIVNFYYIDFDGSIAKEVDITDWWASPSDLEAGGQLTGGPNNIWVRDGLVYLNSHTSCLESVANPMKGLDESDDFWVWHNTDGDYVGDHNSEADAAKPWICFDFNVAPYTYTLASDNTQFSMTPAYDMGAVSFALYAPDGTGIGYLSYAGETAGIKRGDFFCDSGSAYDGIYTDNNSTGDENTKTGLWYIAHDSLKGSITNTPVAVGEETPASFAVAQNIPNPFNPSTTISFTIPQAGNVTVDIYNVAGQKIAAVADGFMSAGNHSVTWDASGFSAGVYFYTVKAGSVSKTMKMTLLK comes from the coding sequence ATGAAAAAGCTATGTTTGTTCATGGTTGTATCGGTGTTCATGACTTCCGCTGTTTTTGCTGCCAGCTTCAGCCCCACGCTCCTTAAGCTTTCAGCTCCTGCAGCAGTCCAGTATGGTTTCGATGGGAAAACTCTTGAGATACCCGTTACAGTGAGCGGAACAGCGGCTGGCGTTATTTTCTGCGTGTTCACCAAGGAAAAGGGAGATCAGGTCAAAGCGGTCCGGAACGGTTATCTTGGCTGGCATTATGTGAATAAAATTGATACCTGTATCTATAATTCACAGCTCATACCTCTCGACAAAGGCAGCAATAAAATAACATGGAATGGTAAAGATTCGGACGGTAAAACCGTACCTGCCGGTGACTACACATATTATTTGTGGGCATACGACAATGTGAATGCAAAAACCAAAGTGTATACGGTATGGAATCTTGTGCCGGGCCGCGCCGGATATTTTGAGGAGTACGGTACTGATGGAAAGCCCCTTGTCAACCCGTTTTATATCATGTGGGGCTCAAAGTGGACAATAGGAAATGATCCTGTGGACGGCTCCCTTGAGGAAACTACAAGTCTCGTTCTGCCTGAGGGATACGGAGAAAAAGAAAGAATGCAGATGCACCCCACCGATCATAATTACTTCTATTATGAAATCGGCAATGATGATACCGGTTATCTCGGTGTCTGGAAATTCCAGTGGGTTCCCAACGGGGATGCCGTTCATGTTACCACATGGGGTACGGACGGCGCCTGTGTTCTCCCTGTCTCCGCAAATGGTGGTAACTCAAACAACTGGTTTTCGGGTGTTGCCACCGACAGAAACTATCTCTATGTGTCTCACTGTAACAGGACAGAGGCAATTGTTAACTTTTATTATATCGATTTCGATGGTTCCATTGCGAAAGAGGTCGACATAACCGACTGGTGGGCGAGTCCTTCCGATCTCGAAGCGGGCGGCCAGTTGACCGGAGGTCCGAACAATATATGGGTGAGAGACGGCCTGGTTTACCTGAATTCACATACCTCCTGCCTCGAATCGGTTGCGAATCCCATGAAAGGTCTCGATGAATCAGATGATTTCTGGGTATGGCATAATACGGACGGAGATTATGTCGGTGATCATAATTCCGAAGCGGACGCTGCCAAACCATGGATATGCTTCGATTTCAACGTGGCGCCCTATACCTATACACTTGCCTCGGATAATACTCAATTCAGCATGACACCCGCATACGATATGGGAGCGGTTTCTTTCGCTCTTTATGCACCTGATGGCACAGGAATCGGATATTTATCGTATGCCGGCGAAACTGCCGGTATCAAGAGGGGTGATTTCTTCTGCGACTCCGGATCGGCGTATGACGGAATCTATACGGATAACAACTCCACCGGTGACGAAAACACGAAGACCGGTCTCTGGTATATCGCCCACGATTCCCTCAAGGGTTCTATTACAAACACCCCTGTTGCAGTCGGTGAAGAAACGCCTGCATCATTCGCTGTCGCGCAGAACATTCCCAATCCCTTCAATCCATCAACAACGATCAGCTTTACTATACCTCAGGCAGGGAACGTAACCGTCGATATCTATAACGTTGCCGGGCAGAAGATTGCCGCCGTTGCAGATGGATTCATGAGCGCTGGAAACCATTCCGTGACATGGGATGCATCCGGTTTTTCGGCAGGCGTTTACTTCTACACCGTAAAAGCCGGCTCAGTTTCAAAAACCATGAAGATGACATTGCTTAAGTAA
- a CDS encoding helix-turn-helix domain-containing protein — protein sequence MKYRNKNDTILSAVLMTFILLLILVSDIYPQGETTAPPPLTWISPEEFSVNTTNTIRLAVDVSNDVRKNDIEKIIFSAKYYNYIGFNDEQKIGEVTKPPYEIIWDCSQIPDQNFGKLSLKCYVHYKKGTAAGEELILSYGTNVVLDRNPSLNTRQILSDHMDRPVIIDGNLDEWPPTETIVFTNADNKIMVNSLWDEKNLYFGVRVNDKNIISTFGPGNTIVTGMPTEDDIEIYLDIDHNHSEIIAYPDRHFLFAPAGMVYEVKYYPHDFITSDEYHPRIVSVVHIEGTMNDNSDEDKYYSFEIAIPWSELGIEPHQNVSMGLEIWNSDKEYPDGNYIYSGWNTSASNCKNTSEWGNIVLVRTNIHSKKNVLMYVITGCIVLIIGFIFIRKYAGKKHDSCAIENEFIIKAKTYIEEHYGEEELSRDQVAQFIGLTPSYFGKLFTRETGCHFREYVNKVRIDKSKLLLSSTMKNIAEIAFDVGFSSQSHYTHVFNHFENTSPRQYRSMTQIHK from the coding sequence ATGAAATACCGAAACAAGAATGATACCATACTGTCTGCTGTGCTGATGACCTTCATTCTTCTCCTCATATTGGTATCTGATATTTATCCTCAAGGGGAAACCACAGCGCCGCCACCGTTAACATGGATTTCACCGGAGGAATTTTCGGTCAACACAACCAATACAATCCGGCTTGCAGTTGATGTTTCCAATGATGTGCGCAAAAATGACATTGAAAAAATCATCTTTTCGGCAAAGTATTATAATTACATAGGATTCAATGATGAACAGAAAATTGGTGAGGTCACGAAGCCTCCTTATGAAATCATCTGGGATTGTTCTCAGATACCCGACCAGAATTTTGGGAAATTAAGTCTTAAATGCTATGTTCATTACAAAAAGGGCACGGCTGCCGGTGAAGAATTGATACTGTCCTATGGCACGAATGTTGTCCTCGACAGAAATCCCTCGCTTAACACCAGACAGATTTTATCCGACCATATGGATCGACCTGTTATCATCGACGGCAATCTCGATGAATGGCCTCCAACCGAAACCATCGTTTTCACCAATGCCGATAATAAAATCATGGTCAATTCATTGTGGGATGAAAAAAATCTGTATTTCGGGGTCAGGGTAAACGATAAAAACATTATCAGTACCTTCGGGCCGGGAAACACTATAGTTACAGGAATGCCTACCGAGGATGATATCGAGATATATCTTGATATCGATCATAACCATTCTGAAATAATCGCATATCCCGACAGGCATTTCCTGTTCGCGCCTGCCGGTATGGTGTATGAGGTTAAATACTACCCGCATGATTTTATTACCTCTGATGAATACCATCCGCGAATAGTTTCCGTCGTTCATATCGAAGGCACGATGAACGATAACTCGGATGAAGACAAGTATTACAGCTTTGAAATCGCGATACCCTGGAGCGAGCTGGGTATCGAACCTCACCAAAATGTGTCCATGGGTCTCGAAATCTGGAATAGCGACAAAGAATACCCCGACGGGAACTATATCTACTCGGGCTGGAACACATCCGCATCGAATTGTAAGAATACGAGCGAATGGGGTAATATTGTTCTTGTACGTACAAATATACACTCGAAAAAGAATGTGCTTATGTATGTCATCACCGGATGTATCGTTCTTATTATCGGATTTATTTTTATCAGAAAATATGCCGGGAAAAAACACGATTCCTGCGCGATTGAAAACGAATTTATCATAAAGGCCAAAACCTATATTGAGGAACACTACGGTGAAGAAGAACTGTCCAGAGACCAGGTCGCTCAGTTCATTGGCCTGACACCGAGCTATTTCGGGAAACTGTTTACCAGGGAAACGGGGTGTCATTTCAGGGAATATGTCAATAAAGTACGGATAGATAAATCAAAACTTCTTTTGTCGTCCACCATGAAAAATATCGCCGAGATAGCGTTCGATGTCGGATTCAGCAGCCAGTCACATTATACTCACGTTTTTAACCATTTCGAAAACACTTCCCCGCGACAGTACCGCTCTATGACACAAATTCACAAATAG